The proteins below are encoded in one region of Parvicella tangerina:
- a CDS encoding LolA family protein codes for MKKLLTLLILGTVAVSSVAQENDEKAKKILDKISEESKSYKTVEVDFKLVIKGGDMNSNQSGTAKVKDGKYYYETETTKVYSDGETVWTYMVEENECYIDNLEDLDGGINPGEILNIWEDNFKYQYNKEISATEHEIKLHPVDAKDSKYHTVIVTVDTEKNQIKKAVIKTKENVLILFTITSFTPNVEIKDEAFTWNKAKFKGVSEIDNR; via the coding sequence ATGAAGAAGTTATTGACATTATTGATCCTCGGAACGGTCGCAGTCTCGTCAGTTGCACAAGAAAACGATGAGAAAGCAAAAAAAATACTCGATAAAATCAGTGAGGAAAGCAAGTCCTACAAAACAGTAGAAGTAGACTTTAAGTTAGTGATCAAAGGTGGAGATATGAACTCCAACCAAAGTGGTACAGCCAAGGTGAAAGATGGAAAGTATTATTACGAAACGGAAACAACAAAAGTTTACAGTGACGGTGAAACTGTTTGGACATACATGGTTGAGGAAAATGAATGTTATATTGATAACCTCGAAGATTTAGATGGAGGAATCAACCCAGGAGAGATACTGAATATTTGGGAAGATAATTTTAAATATCAATACAATAAAGAGATCAGCGCTACTGAGCATGAGATCAAATTGCACCCAGTTGATGCAAAAGATAGCAAGTACCATACAGTAATCGTTACTGTGGATACAGAGAAGAATCAGATCAAAAAAGCAGTGATTAAGACAAAGGAGAATGTATTAATCCTCTTCACAATCACTTCCTTTACTCCGAATGTAGAAATCAAGGATGAAGCCTTTACATGGAATAAGGCCAAGTTTAAAGGAGTGTCTGAAATTGATAATAGATAA